The Streptomyces sp. NBC_00102 genome segment TGAACAACACCGTCACGGTCGGCCCGGTGGAGGCCCTCGACGTCACGGCCCTCACCGCCATCAAGCCGCGCTGGTGCGGCACCGCCCCGGCGGGCCCCGGTACGTACACCGCGCAGCTGCGCGCCCACGGCGGGGAGACCGAGGTCACCGCCGAACTGGTCGACGGCACCCTGCACGTCACCTTCGCCGAACCGGTGCGCGGGATCGCCCCCGGCCAGGCGGTCGTGCTCTACGACGGCACCCGTGTCGTCGGCTCGGCCACCATCGCGGCCACCGTCCGGCGCGAGACGTCCCCGGCCGCCTCCTGAGAAGCGCTCGGCGCGGTTCCCGCGGCCGGTCCGTGCGACCGGCCGCGGGAAGTCCGCCTCACGCCTGGGGGACCAGCCCCCGGCGGGCGAAGAAGTCCATGAGGACCGGCGCGAGCACCTGCGGCGAGAGCTCCCTGGTCTGACCGCTGAGCGTCCGGTGCCGGGCGTCCGGGATCGCCCCGGCCAGCGCGAGCGCCGTCTCCCGCACCGGGCCCGCGCTGAATCCGCCGCTGACGATCAGCGTGCGGGCGGTCACCGCCCCGAACCGCTCCAGCGGAGGAGCCCCGTCCCCGAGCAGCGCGTCGTCGTACTCCAGCGTGTGCGCCAGGGCCTCCAGCCCCGCCCACAGCGGTGCCCGCCGCATCCGGGCCACCGTCTCCGGCTCCACCCCCGTCCGCGCCAGGAAGAGCTCCACCGCCCCGCCCCGGTCACCGGCGGCCAGCCGCTCCCGCAGCTCCGCCGTGCACCGCGCCTTGTAGCGGAGCCCCTCCTCGCCCGGGGTGTAGGGCGGCTCGAAGACCGCCAGCACCTCCATCGGGACGCCCGCCGCCTGCGCCTCCAGCGCCAGCGCCCCGCCCGCGGACATGCCGAACACCGCCACCGGCCCGTCCGCGGAACCCACCACCGCCGCGAGATCCTCGATCTCACGGCCAAGCGCGTACGGACCGCCCGGCCCGGCACCGCTGCCACCCCGGCCCCGGCGGTCGTACGTAACGACGGTGAAGCGGCGCGCGAGCAGCGCCGCCAGCGGGCCCCCGGTCGCGGCGGTGCTCAGCGCGCCCCCGACCAGCACCACCGTCGCCCCGTCGCCCTGCCTGCGGTAGGCGATCGGGGTGCCGTCCAGCGAGAGAATCCTGTCCATGGCAGGGCAGACCCCGGGTGCCCGGAGAACTCATCGCTGCCGGGGAGAGTTTTTCCTACCGGTCCGAAGCAGGCTCAAAACATCTGCTCACCCGAGTCGTTGGCGGTCAGCGGGCGGTCATTCGGCGACCGTTTCGATCTCGTAGAAGCAGAAGTGATCCTTGATCGCCGCCACTTCGGGCTTCGGATCGAGGTACGCCCAGACGAGGTCGGGTGCCGACGGCAGCGACCAGTAGGAGGCATCTCCCTTGAACGGACAGTGCGTCCGAGTCTCGGAGGCCGTCAGCAGCCCGGTACGGACGTCCTCGGGTGGCAGGTAGTAGCGGACCGGGCAGCCGGTCTCGCGCAGCACGAGCGGCCGTCGGCTTTCGGCCAGCACCTGCCCGTCGTGGACCACGCGGACGTGCTCGGTGCCGGGCTCGACGGTGATGCGGTGACCCTTGAGGGAAGTCATGACAGGTGCAGCGGACGGTGTGCTCGTTTTCTTCCCGTGCCGCCCGCGCGTCCCGGCCCCGGGTCCTCGGGCCGCTTCGGACCCGGCCCGTGCCCCGCCGTACGGTGTCCGTATGAACATCTGTGTCTTCCTCTCCGCCGCCGACCTCGACGACCGCTACACCCGCCCCGCCCGGGAATTCGCCGAGCTGCTCGGACGCGGCGGACACACCCTGGTCTGGGGCGGCTCGGAGAGCGGGCTGATGAAGGTGGTCGCCGACGGCGTGCAGGAGACCGGCGGCCGGCTGGTCGGCGTCTCCGTGGACTTCCTCGCGGACAAGGCCCGGACGAACGCGGACGAGATGGTCATCGCCCGCGACCTCGCCGAGCGCAAGGCGCTGCTGCTGGAGAAGGCCGACGCAGTCGTGATCATGGTCGGTGGCACGGGGACGCTCGACGAGGCCACCGAGATCCTGGAGCTCAAGAAGCACGGCAAGCACACCAAGCCGGTGGTCCTGCTCAACGCGGACGGCTTCTACGACGGCTTGCGGCAGCAGTTCCTGCGGATGGAGGAGGAGGGCTTCCTGCCCGTCCCCCTCACCGATCTCGTCTTCTTCGCCGAGGACGGCGTCGGCGCGCTGGCCTACCTGGAGGAGTCCGCGGGGCAGCTCTGATCCGTGACCCACCCCCTCCCGTGCGCCCGCCGGGCGGTCGTGCGGGACCGGGTGGGACCATGGAGCCCATGCCTACCCACCTCATCACCGGCGCCGGTTCCGGCATCGGAGCAGCCGTCGCCCGCCGCCTGCGCCACCGCGGCGACGACCTCGTCCTGCTGGCCCGCGACGCAGGCCGCGCCAAGGAACTGGCCGCCCTCCACCCCGGGGCCCGTACGCTCGTCGGCGACCTCGGCAACCCGGACCGGCTCTCCTGGGCGTTCGGCCAGCAGCCGATGCCGGAGAGCCTGGACTCGCTGCTGCACATCGCCGGCGTGGTCGAGCTGGGGAACATCGGCGACCTCACCCCGAAGGCCTGGCACTTCCAGCTCAACGCCAACCTCGTCGCCCCCGCCGAGCTGACCCGGCTGATGCTGCCGCAGCTGCGCGTCTCCCGGGGCCACGTCGTCTTCGTCAACTCCGGGGCCGGACTCTCCGCGTCCGCCCAGTGGGGCGCCTACGCCGCCAGCAAGCACGGCCTCAAGGCGCTCGCCGACTCGCTCCGCCACGAGGAGCACGGCAACGGCGTCCGAGTAACCTCCGTCTACCCCGGCCGCACCGCCAGCCCGATGCAGGCCAAGGTCCACCAGCAGGAGGGCAAGGAGTACGACGCCGGGCAGTGGATCGACCCCGAGTCGGTGGCCACCACGATCCTCATGGCGATCGACCTCCCGCGCGACGCCGAGGTCAACGACCTGACGGTCCGCCCCGGGCGCTGACCGGGCCCCCGGGCCCCGCGCGGTTCAGCGGCTCCTGGACCGCCAGGACCGCACCGGGCCCCGGGGCCCCGCCCCCCTGGGCCTCCGCCCTGGGGACGGGGATCGCCGCCCGGGGACCGTACGCTTCCCGGGTGAGCGAGAAGAGCAGGTTCAGCGAGTGCGCGGCGACCGGGGTCGGGTCCATGCCCGGAGGCGACGCGCGGGAGACGGCGAAGACCGTCACCGGGTCCTTCGCGGACGGCCAGGGCATCCCCCACCTGGCGGAACTCCCCGGCCGGGGCCCCGGTGCGGACATGATCGGGCGGACCGTCGGACTCCTCGTGGAGATGTACGGGCACGTCGAGCCCAGCGGCTGGCGGATCAGCGACCGCCCCGGCCGCGACACCCGCCGCGCCCGCTCCTGGCTCGGCGAGGACCTCGACGCCCTGGAGGAGTTCACCCAGGGGTACGAAGGGGTGCTCAAGGTCCAGGCGGTGGGGCCGTGGACGCTCGCCGCGGCCCTGGAGCGGCGCAACGGCGAGGCCGTCCTCGGCGACCCCGGCGCCTGCCGCGACCTCGCCGGATCGCTCGCCGAGGGCCTGAAGGCCCACCTCGCCGAGGTGCGCCGCCGGATTCCCGGCGCCGACGTCGTGCTCCAGCTCGACGAACCCTCCCTGACCGCGGTCCTCGGCGGCGGGGTCAGGACCGCCAGCGGCTACCGCACCTACCGTTCCGTGGACCGCCAGGTGGTGGAGAGCGCCCTGCGCGACCTGCTCGCCGTCGCCGGGGACGGCGCGGGACTCGTGCACTCCTGCGCCCCCGGTGTCCCCTTCGCCCTGCTGCGGCGGGCCGGGGCCGCCGCGGTCTCCTTCGACTTCTCGCTGCTCACCGAGCGTGAGGAGGAGGCGATCGGCGAAGCGGTCGAGAGCGGCACACAGCTCCTCCTCGGCATCGTGCCGGGCACCGACGCCGCCTCGGCCGGATTGCCGGACCCTGGCGGTAGCGTCAAGGGGGTCAGGACGCTGTGGAGCAGGCTGGGGCTGAATCCGGGGACTCTCGCCGAGTCCGTCGTGCTCACCCCGTCGTGCGGCCTCGCGGGTGCCTCGCCCGCGTACGCCCGCGCCGCGCTCGCCCACTGCGCCCGGGCGGCGCGATCCCTCGCGGACAACCCCGAGTGACGGGACGCGCGGTGCGCACCCCGGCCCCGGGGCGCCGCGCCGCGCACCCCGCACCACGCGGGAGACCACGCGAGAGACAACCCCAACGGGAGGACGGGACGATGGCCGGCACCGGCGACGAGCGGATCCAGCAGGACACCGAGGTGCCCAGCGAGGCACGGGAGCGGCACGCCCTGGTCGCCGACCAGATCGAGGACCACCGCTTCCGGTACTACGTACGCGACCAGCCGGTCGTCAGCGACGCCGAGTTCGACCTGCTGATGCGCGAACTGGAGGCGCTGGAGGAGGCCCACCCCTCGCTGCGCACCCCGGACTCACCGACGCAGAAGGTAGCGGGCCCGTACATCACCGAGTTCACCTCGGTCGAGCACCGCGAGCGGATGCTCTCCCTGGACAACGCCTTCGACGACCTGGAGCTGGCCGCCTGGTTCGAGCGGGTCGCCAAGGACGTCGGTTCCACCGGCCACTCCTTCCTGTGCGAGCTGAAGGTGGACGGCCTCGCCGTCAACCTCACGTACGAGCACGGCCGGCTGACCCGCGCCGCCACCCGGGGCGACGGGGTCACCGGCGAGGACGTCACCCCCAACGTCCGTACCATCGCCGAGATCCCGCACCGGCTGAAGGGCGACCGCGTCCCCGCGCTGGTCGAGATCCGGGGCGAGGTCTTCTTCCCCATGGAGGACTTCGAAGGGCTCAACGCCCGCCTGGTGGAGGCCGACGACAAGCCGTTCGCCAACCCCCGCAACGCGGCGGCCGGTTCGCTCCGCCAGAAGGACCCCAAGGTCACCGCCACACGCCCGCTGCACATGGTGGTCCACGGCATCGGCGCCCGCGAGGGCTTCGACATCGACCGCCTCTCGCACGCCTACGAGCTGCTCGGCGAGTGGGGCCTGCCCACCGCCAAGCACAACAAGGTCGTGGACTCCCTCGACGGCGTACGCGAGTTCATCCGGTACTTCGGCGAGAACCGGCACTCCGTGGAGCACGAGATCGACGGGGTCGTCGTCAAACTCGACGAGATCCCGCTCCAGGGCCGGCTCGGCTCCACCGCCCGCGCCCCGCGCTGGGCCATCGCCTGGAAGTACGCCCCGGAGGAGGTCAACACCAAGCTGCTCAACATCCGCGTCGGCGTCGGCCGCACCGGCCGGGTCACCCCGTACGCCCAGGTGGAGCCCGTGAAGGTGGCCGGCTCCGAGGTCGAGTTCGCCACCCTGCACAACCAGGAGGTCGTCAGGGCCAAGGGCGTCCTCATCGGCGACACCGTCGTGCTGCGCAAGGCCGGAGACGTCATCCCGGAGATCCTAGGCCCGGTCGTGGACCTGCGCGACGGCACCGAGCGGGAGTTCGTCATGCCCGCGATCTGCCCCGAGTGCGGCACCCCGCTGAAGCCGGCCAAGGAGGGCGACGTCGACCTCCGCTGCCCCAACGCCCGCTCCTGCCCGGCCCAGCTGCGCGAACGCGTCTCCTACCTGGCCGGCCGCAAGTGCCTCGACATCGACCACTTCGGTTACGTCGCCGCAGCCGCCCTGACCCAGCCGCTGGAACCCGCCGAACCGCCCCTGCTCGACGAGGGAGACCTCTTCGGACTGACCATCGAGCGGCTGCTGCCCATCCGCGCCTACGTCCTCGACGCGGACAGCGGGCTGCCCAAGCGCGATCCGAAGACCGGCGAGGAGAAGATCGCCACCGTCTTCGCCAACCAGAAGGGCGAGCCGAAGAAGAACGCGCTCGCCATGCTGGAGGGCATCGAAGCGGCCAAGCAGGCCCCGCTGGCCCGGTTGCTGACCGGACTCTCCATCCGGCACGTCGGCCCGGTCGCCGCACAGGAGCTGGCCCGCCAGTTCCGCTCCATCGACGCCATCGACGCCGCGACCGAGAAGGAACTCTCGGACGCCGACGGCGTCGGCGACATCATCGCCGCCTCCGTCAAGCAGTGGTTCTCCGTCGACTGGCACCGGGAGATCCTGCGCAAGTGGCGGGAGGCCGGTGTGCGGATGGAGGACGAGAGCGCCGGCGAGGACGAGGGCCCCCGCCCGCTGGAAGGGCTCACCGTCGTCGTCACGGGAACCCTCGTCGGCCACACCCGCGACGGTGCCAAGGACGCGCTCCAGAGCCGGGGCGCCAAGGTCACCGGCTCGGTGTCGAAGAAGACCTCCTTCGTCGTCGTCGGCGACAACCCCGGCTCCAAGTACGACAAGGCGATGCAGCTCAAGGTGGCCGTGCTCGACGAAGCCGGGTTCACGGTCCTGCTCGACGAGGGGCCCGAGGCCGCGCGCGCCGTGGCGCTGCCGACCGAGGGGGAGTGATCCGGGCGGCCGCCCCCTGAACGGCTGGGGATGGCCCCCGGGGGTGTCCGGCACCACCCGTTCGGAGCACGGCGGAAGCCGGGCGGTTCGTCCGCGGCGCCCGGAGGGAGCGTCCGGGCGGCGGGCGGCCGCGTCGTCCCCGGTGGACCGGTGTGCGAAGCCGACCACGTGCGTCGCCGGGCGGAGGAGCGTTCGCATACCGGACATGTGTGGACGATCCGGCGCCCCGGCGGAGAGCTGCCGCCCTGCCGCGCTCCGGCCGGGAATCACGGGACGGCCCCAAGAGGCGCGGAGCGCTGCCCCGGAAGCTCTCGGCGTCCTACTGTTGGCTCCTGCGCCCGCCGTGCACGGCTGCACGGCGGGAGCGGGCCGTGGTGGCATGGGAGCGGGGGCCACCGTGTGACGTTGTCACCGCAGGCTGTGAGAGGGACGGAATGAAGCCGACCGAGAGCGCCGCGCCGGTGTCGCGGATGCAAGGTTTCGCGGGCCTCACGCCGAGAGTGGGCGCCCTGCTCGTGGCGCTCGCCGCCATACAGCTCGTCACCGGCCTCGGCCGCGGTCTGCACGAGGGCGACGCCCTCTTCCCGGACGGCACGGCGGGCTGGTCGCTGGCCGTCCTGACGGGTGTCATCGTCGGCCACTTGGTCGCCCTCGGCCGGGACCGGTGGTGGGGCGGCACCGGCTCCGGCGCCGCGCTGACCCTCGCCGTCCTGCTGCTGTACGGCTGGGTACCCGCCGGACTCGTCAGCGTGATCGTCGTCGTCCTCGTGGGCGTCGCCCGGCGCCACCGCTGGCAGCAGGGCCTCCTGCACGGCGCCGTGGACATACTCGGCATCGGCGCCGCCGCCCTCGTGCTCGCCGGATTCGGGGTCGAACCCAGCGTCGAGACCCCCTGGCAGCCACTCGACTGGGGCATGGACACCCTCCCGGCCGTGGTGCTCTGCGCCGGAACCCATCTCCTCGTCACCCGCGCCCTCCTCTGGTACGCCCGCGCCCCCCAGGGCGGCGGACTGCCGACCATCGCCCGCACCACCCTGCTGCGCCAGGGACTCGTCGCCGTCGCGCTGCTCGGCATCGCCCCGCTGATCTGCGTCGTCGCGATGACCATGCCCGTCCTGCTGCCGCTCTTCGCGGTGCCGCTCATCGCGCTGGACTCCACCCTCTGGATCGCCCGCGCCCGCGCCGAGGAACAGCTCCGCGACCCGCTGACCGGGCTGCCCAACCGGCAGTGGCTCCTCCAGCGGATCTGGTCCGCGCTGGAGGAGGCCGAACCCCTCGGCAACCGCTCCGCCCTGGTCCTCATCGACCTGGACCGCTTCCGCGCCGTCAACGACACCCTCGGCCACCTGGCCGGCGACCGGCTGCTGCTCCAGATCGCGGACCGCCTCCGGCTCGCCCTGCCGCGCGGCGCCGAGGCCGCCCGCCTCGGCGGGGACGAGTTCGCCGTGCTGCTCCCGTACACCGAGTCCACCACCAGCGCCCAGCGCGTCGCCCGGCACCTGGTCGCCGAACTCTCCTCGCCGCTCGACCTCGACGGACTCACCCTGGTGCTGGAGGCGAGCGCCGGGGTCGCCGTCCACCCCGAACACGCCCAGGACGCCGAGGGGCTGCTGCGCCGCGCGGACGTCGCGATGTACCAGGCCAAGCGCGACCGCACGGGCGTGGAGGTGTACGAGTCCAAGCGGGACAGCAACACCCCGGACCGCCTCGGCCTCCTCGGCGACCTCCGCCGGGCGCTGGACGCGGGCGACGTCGAGCTGCACTACCAGCCCAAGGTCCGCTTCGACGGCCAGGTGGCCGGGCTCGAAGCCCTGGTGCGGTGGGTGCACCCCGAGCGCGGCCGGGTCCCCCCGGACGAGTTCATCGCCATCGCCGAGTCGTCCGGGCTGATGCCGCACCTGACGGAGTACGTCCTGGAGACCGCGCTCGCCCAGGTCGCCCGCTGGCGGGCGGAGGGCCTCTTCGTGCCCGTCGCCGTCAACGTCTCGCCGAGGGACGTCCACACCCCCGGATTCGCCGGCGGCGTGGCCGCCCGGCTGGCCCGCCACGGAGTCCCGGCCGGCTCCCTCCAGCTGGAAATAACCGAACACGTACTGCTGGAGGACCCGCAGCGCGCCGCCGACACCCTCGCCGGACTCACCGGACACGGCGTGAAGATGTCGCTCGACGACTTCGGCACCGGGTACTCCTCCCTCGTCCACCTGCGCCGGCTGCCGGTGAGCGAACTCAAGATCGACCGGTCCTTCGTCGCGCGGCTCGCCGTCGACCAGGAGGACGCGGAGATCGTCCGCTGCACGATCGATCTCGCCCACTCGCTCGGACTGCTGGTCGTCGCGGAGGGCGTGGAGGACGACGAGACCTGGGAGCGGCTGCGGGACCTGCGCTGCGACGCGGTACAGGGCTGGCTGGTGGCGGCCGCGATGCCGCCGCAGGAGGCGACGGCCTGGCTGCGGGCGCGCGGCGAACACGGCTGGCGGCGCCCGGCCGACGTGAAGGCCGCCGAGGCGGTGGCCGCGTCGTCGGCGACGGCGGCGTCGGCGGCGTCGACGGTATCTGCCGCGTCGGCCACGTCGGCTGCGGAGAAGGCCCCGGCGCAGGAACCCGGGCAGCTCCCGTCGGGCCGCACCGTGAACACCGGCCCGGCCCCGGCCTGACCCCGGCGGAGGGGAACGGGCCCGGCGTGCCGGGGCACCGGCAGGCGTACGGACAGGGGCGGCCCGACGCGGCGCCCGGGCCGCCCGCCGGGGCCGCCCGGCACCCGGTGGCCGAGGCGTGTGCGGGCGACCCCATAAGATTGGGGCCAAACCGACTTGGCCAATCCTGTTGGCCGATGCGACACACCCAAGCCACACACCCCAACCCCTGAGGATCGCTGCATGCCTGGCATCACGCGCGAGGAGGTCGCCCACCTCGCCCGGCTGGCGCGTCTGGAGCTGAAGGGCGAAGAGCTCGATCACTTCGCCGGTCAGCTCGACGACATCATCGGCGCGGTCGCCCGCGTCTCCGAGGTCGCCGACCAAGACGTACCGCCGACCTCCCACCCGCTGCCGCTGACCAACGTCATGCGGGCCGACGTGGTCCGCCCGTCGCTCACCGCCGAGCAGGCGCTCTCCGGCGCTCCCGCCCAGGAGCAGCAGCGTTTCAAGGTGCCGCAGATCCTGGGGGAGGACTAACAGCCATGACGGACCACAGCACCATCATCAAGCTCACCGCGGCCGAGATCGCGGCGGCCATCGCCTCCGGCGAACTCACCGCCGTCGAGGTCACCGAGGCCCACCTGGCCCGGATCGAGGCCGTCGACGAGAAGGTCCACGCCTTCCTGCACATCGACCGCGAGGGCGCGCTCGCGCAGGCCCGCGCCGTCGACGCGAAGAAGGCCGCCGGCGAGAAGCTCGGCCCGCTGGCCGGTGTCCCGCTCGCGCTGAAGGACATCTTCACCACGAAGGACATGCCGACCACCGTCGGATCCAAGATCCTCGAAGGCTGGGTCCCGCCGTACGACGCGACCCTCACGCGCAAGCTGCGCGAGGCCGACGTCGTCATCCTCGGCAAGACCAACATGGACGAGTTCGCCATGGGGTCCTCCACCGAGAACAGCGCCTACGGCCCGACCGGCAACCCGTGGGACCTCACCCGCATCCCCGGCGGCTCCGGCGGCGGTTCCTCCGCCGCGCTCGCCTCGTACCAGGCACCGCTGGCCATCGGCACGGACACCGGCGGTTCGATCCGCCAGCCCGCCGCCGTCACCGGCACCGTCGGCGTCAAGCCCACCTACGGCTCGGTTTCCCGCTACGGCATGGTCGCCTTCTCGTCCTCCCTCGACCAGGGCGGCCCCTGCGCCCGTACGGTCCTGGACGCGGCGCTGTTGCACGAGGCCATCGCCGGGCACGACCCGATGGACTCCACCTCCATCGACGCCCCGGTCCCGCCGGTCGTCGAGGCCGCCCGCAACGGCTCCGTCGCGGGCCTGCGCGTCGGCGTCGTCAAGCAGTTCTCGGGCGAGGGCTACCAGGCCGGTGTCGTCCAGCGCTTCAACGAGTCGGTCGAGCTGCTCCGCTCGCTCGGCGCCACCGTCGTCGAGCTGGACTGCCCCTCCTTCGACCTGGCGCTCTCCGCGTACTACCTGATCGCGCCGTCCGAGTGCTCCTCGAACCTGGCCCGCTTCGACGCCATGCGCTACGGCCTGCGGGTCGGCGACGACGGCACGAAGTCCGCCGAGGAGGTCACCGCCCTCACCCGTGAGGCCGGCTTCGGCGACGAGGTCAAGCGCCGCATCATCCTCGGTACGTACGCCCTGAGCTCCGGCTACTACGACGCGTACTACGGCTCGGCGCAGAAGGTCCGCACCCTCATCACCCGCGAGTTCGAGAAGGCGTTCGAGGAGGTCGACGTCATCGTGTCGCCGACCACCCCGACCACCGCCTTCCCGATCGGCGAGCGCGCCGACGACCCGATGGCGATGTACCTCGCGGACCTGTGCACCATCCCGACGAACCTCGCCGGCAACTCCGCCATGTCGCTGCCCTGCGGCCTGGCACCCGAGGACGGCCTGCCGGTCGGTCTCCAGATCATCGCCCCCGCGATGCAGGACGACCGGCTCTACAAGGTCGGAGCCGCGGTCGAGGCCGCCTTCGTGGAACAGTGGGGTCACCCGCTGCTTGAGGAGGCTCCGTCGCTGTGAGTGCCATGGCAAAGAAGGCCAAGAACTTCAAGAAGTCCAAGACCGGTCTGTACGTCTCGCTGGGCTCCACCGCCTTCGGGGCGATCAGCGTCGCCAAGCAGGCGAAGCTGGCGCGCAACGACAACGACGTGCTCCGGCTGATCGACGCGGCCGTCTCCGCCGCGGCGATCGTCACCGGTCTCGCGATCCTGTACCGCGAACTGAAGCGTCTCGGCGACGACGACGTCCTGCTGGGCTGAGAGGGAAAGTTTCACCGTGACTGTCATTGACCTGGTGTCGTACGAGGACGCTCTCGCGACGTACGACCCCGTCATGGGCCTCGAAGTCCATGTCGAGCTCGGCACCAAGACCAAGATGTTCTGCGGCTGCTCCACCGAGCTCAAGCAGGACGCCAACACGCAGACCTGCCCGGTCTGCCTCGGTCTGCCCGGCGCACTCCCCGTCGTCAACGAGATCGGCGTCGAGTCCGCCATCAAGATCGGCCTCGCGCTGAACTGCGAGATCGCCGAGTGGTGCCGCTTCGCCCGGAAGAACTACTTCTATCCGGACATGCCGAAGAACTTCCAGACCTCCCAGTACGACGAGCCGATCGCCTTCAACGGCTACCTGGACGTCCAGCTGGAGGACGGCGAGATCTTCCGGGTGCAGATCGAGCGCGCCCACATGGAGGAGGACACCGGCAAGTCGACGCACGTCGGCGGTGCCACCGGCCGCATCCACGGCGCCTCGCACTCGCTGCTCGACTACAACCGCGCGGGCATCCCCCTCATCGAGATCGTCACCAAGCCGATCGAGGGAGCCGGCGCCCGCGCCCCCGAGGTCGCCAAGGCGTACGTCGCCGAACTCCGCGAGCTCATCAAGGCGCTCGGCGTCTCGGAAGCCCGCATGGAGATGGGCCAGATGCGCTGCGACGTGAACCTGTCGCTGCGCCCGAACGGCACCGAGACCTTCGGTACCCGCTCCGAGACGAAGAACGTGAACTCCCTGCGTTCCGTCGAGCGCGCCGCCCGGTTCGAGATCCAGCGGCACGCCGCGGTGCTCTCCTCCGGCGGCACGATCGTGCAGGAGACCCGGCACTTCCACGAGGAGGACGGCTCCACCACGGCCGGCCGCATCAAGGACAACGCCGAGGACTACCGCTACTTCCCGGAGCCGGACCTGGTGCCGGTCGCCCCGGCCCGCGAGTGGGTCGAGGAGCTCCGCAAGGGCCTCCCCGAGCTGCCGCGCCTGCGCCGCAACCGGCTCCGCGAGGAGTGGGGCGTCTCCGAGTTCGACATGCAGTCGATCCTCAACGCCGGTGCCGTCGACCTGATCGTCGCCACCACCGAGGCGGGCGCCCCGTCCGACCAGGCCCGCAAGTGGTGGATGGGCGAGCTGGCCCGCAACGCCAACGAGACCGGCCGCGGCCTCGACGAGCTGCCCATCACCCCGGCGCAGGTCGCCCGGGTGACCGAGCTCGTC includes the following:
- a CDS encoding TIGR00730 family Rossman fold protein, which gives rise to MNICVFLSAADLDDRYTRPAREFAELLGRGGHTLVWGGSESGLMKVVADGVQETGGRLVGVSVDFLADKARTNADEMVIARDLAERKALLLEKADAVVIMVGGTGTLDEATEILELKKHGKHTKPVVLLNADGFYDGLRQQFLRMEEEGFLPVPLTDLVFFAEDGVGALAYLEESAGQL
- a CDS encoding SDR family oxidoreductase, with amino-acid sequence MPTHLITGAGSGIGAAVARRLRHRGDDLVLLARDAGRAKELAALHPGARTLVGDLGNPDRLSWAFGQQPMPESLDSLLHIAGVVELGNIGDLTPKAWHFQLNANLVAPAELTRLMLPQLRVSRGHVVFVNSGAGLSASAQWGAYAASKHGLKALADSLRHEEHGNGVRVTSVYPGRTASPMQAKVHQQEGKEYDAGQWIDPESVATTILMAIDLPRDAEVNDLTVRPGR
- the ligA gene encoding NAD-dependent DNA ligase LigA gives rise to the protein MAGTGDERIQQDTEVPSEARERHALVADQIEDHRFRYYVRDQPVVSDAEFDLLMRELEALEEAHPSLRTPDSPTQKVAGPYITEFTSVEHRERMLSLDNAFDDLELAAWFERVAKDVGSTGHSFLCELKVDGLAVNLTYEHGRLTRAATRGDGVTGEDVTPNVRTIAEIPHRLKGDRVPALVEIRGEVFFPMEDFEGLNARLVEADDKPFANPRNAAAGSLRQKDPKVTATRPLHMVVHGIGAREGFDIDRLSHAYELLGEWGLPTAKHNKVVDSLDGVREFIRYFGENRHSVEHEIDGVVVKLDEIPLQGRLGSTARAPRWAIAWKYAPEEVNTKLLNIRVGVGRTGRVTPYAQVEPVKVAGSEVEFATLHNQEVVRAKGVLIGDTVVLRKAGDVIPEILGPVVDLRDGTEREFVMPAICPECGTPLKPAKEGDVDLRCPNARSCPAQLRERVSYLAGRKCLDIDHFGYVAAAALTQPLEPAEPPLLDEGDLFGLTIERLLPIRAYVLDADSGLPKRDPKTGEEKIATVFANQKGEPKKNALAMLEGIEAAKQAPLARLLTGLSIRHVGPVAAQELARQFRSIDAIDAATEKELSDADGVGDIIAASVKQWFSVDWHREILRKWREAGVRMEDESAGEDEGPRPLEGLTVVVTGTLVGHTRDGAKDALQSRGAKVTGSVSKKTSFVVVGDNPGSKYDKAMQLKVAVLDEAGFTVLLDEGPEAARAVALPTEGE
- a CDS encoding DUF427 domain-containing protein — protein: MTSLKGHRITVEPGTEHVRVVHDGQVLAESRRPLVLRETGCPVRYYLPPEDVRTGLLTASETRTHCPFKGDASYWSLPSAPDLVWAYLDPKPEVAAIKDHFCFYEIETVAE
- a CDS encoding methionine synthase is translated as MSEKSRFSECAATGVGSMPGGDARETAKTVTGSFADGQGIPHLAELPGRGPGADMIGRTVGLLVEMYGHVEPSGWRISDRPGRDTRRARSWLGEDLDALEEFTQGYEGVLKVQAVGPWTLAAALERRNGEAVLGDPGACRDLAGSLAEGLKAHLAEVRRRIPGADVVLQLDEPSLTAVLGGGVRTASGYRTYRSVDRQVVESALRDLLAVAGDGAGLVHSCAPGVPFALLRRAGAAAVSFDFSLLTEREEEAIGEAVESGTQLLLGIVPGTDAASAGLPDPGGSVKGVRTLWSRLGLNPGTLAESVVLTPSCGLAGASPAYARAALAHCARAARSLADNPE
- a CDS encoding alpha/beta fold hydrolase, yielding MDRILSLDGTPIAYRRQGDGATVVLVGGALSTAATGGPLAALLARRFTVVTYDRRGRGGSGAGPGGPYALGREIEDLAAVVGSADGPVAVFGMSAGGALALEAQAAGVPMEVLAVFEPPYTPGEEGLRYKARCTAELRERLAAGDRGGAVELFLARTGVEPETVARMRRAPLWAGLEALAHTLEYDDALLGDGAPPLERFGAVTARTLIVSGGFSAGPVRETALALAGAIPDARHRTLSGQTRELSPQVLAPVLMDFFARRGLVPQA
- a CDS encoding bifunctional diguanylate cyclase/phosphodiesterase, with protein sequence MKPTESAAPVSRMQGFAGLTPRVGALLVALAAIQLVTGLGRGLHEGDALFPDGTAGWSLAVLTGVIVGHLVALGRDRWWGGTGSGAALTLAVLLLYGWVPAGLVSVIVVVLVGVARRHRWQQGLLHGAVDILGIGAAALVLAGFGVEPSVETPWQPLDWGMDTLPAVVLCAGTHLLVTRALLWYARAPQGGGLPTIARTTLLRQGLVAVALLGIAPLICVVAMTMPVLLPLFAVPLIALDSTLWIARARAEEQLRDPLTGLPNRQWLLQRIWSALEEAEPLGNRSALVLIDLDRFRAVNDTLGHLAGDRLLLQIADRLRLALPRGAEAARLGGDEFAVLLPYTESTTSAQRVARHLVAELSSPLDLDGLTLVLEASAGVAVHPEHAQDAEGLLRRADVAMYQAKRDRTGVEVYESKRDSNTPDRLGLLGDLRRALDAGDVELHYQPKVRFDGQVAGLEALVRWVHPERGRVPPDEFIAIAESSGLMPHLTEYVLETALAQVARWRAEGLFVPVAVNVSPRDVHTPGFAGGVAARLARHGVPAGSLQLEITEHVLLEDPQRAADTLAGLTGHGVKMSLDDFGTGYSSLVHLRRLPVSELKIDRSFVARLAVDQEDAEIVRCTIDLAHSLGLLVVAEGVEDDETWERLRDLRCDAVQGWLVAAAMPPQEATAWLRARGEHGWRRPADVKAAEAVAASSATAASAASTVSAASATSAAEKAPAQEPGQLPSGRTVNTGPAPA
- the gatC gene encoding Asp-tRNA(Asn)/Glu-tRNA(Gln) amidotransferase subunit GatC codes for the protein MPGITREEVAHLARLARLELKGEELDHFAGQLDDIIGAVARVSEVADQDVPPTSHPLPLTNVMRADVVRPSLTAEQALSGAPAQEQQRFKVPQILGED